One segment of Engraulis encrasicolus isolate BLACKSEA-1 chromosome 7, IST_EnEncr_1.0, whole genome shotgun sequence DNA contains the following:
- the LOC134453143 gene encoding complement C1q subcomponent subunit B-like, whose translation MACPLWLCGHAALAVGLVLCAVVPSDGDPCSNSRGYPGVPGIPGSHGNPGTDGVKGEKGDPGESGHWLRGARGDPGPPGPPGRTGLSGDPGFLGLQGPEGPKGEKGSPATGVAYFFSRKNPTGTRSSANQPVRFPHSYLPQLPPEQAGEALEDGIFTCKKQGVYFFTYHVTGSGTICLNIVKREAGSADGENALSLCDGSQGYLVSSGSVVLQLKVGDEVFLQPTRASVISGTASAESTFTGIQIF comes from the exons ATG GCTTGTCCACTCTGGTTGTGTGGTCATGCAGCATTGGCAGTGGGCCTTGTCTTGTGTGCTGTGGTCCCTTCGGATGGCGACCCGTGCAGCAACTCCAGGGGCTATCCAGGTGTGCCTGGCATCCCGGGGTCTCACGGCAACCCTGGGACAGATGGCgtgaaaggagagaaaggggacCCTG GTGAGAGTGGCCACTGGCTGAGGGGTGCGAGGGGTGACCCGGGTCCTCCAGGTCCGCCAGGGAGGACAGGTCTCTCAGGTGACCCGGGCTTCCTGGGCCTGCAGGGCCCCGAGGGCCCCAAGGGTGAGAAGGGGAGCCCCGCGACGGGAGTCGCCTACTTCTTCTCCCGCAAGAACCCTACGGGGACCCGATCTTCTGCCAACCAGCCTGTCCGCTTCCCACACAGCTACCTCCCTCAACTGCCCCCCGAGCAGGCGGGGGAGGCGCTGGAAGATGGCATCTTCACGTGCAAGAAGCAGGGGGTGTACTTCTTCACCTATCACGTGACAGGCTCGGGGACGATCTGCCTGAACATCGtgaagagggaggcagggagtgcGGACGGGGAGAACGCTTTGAGCCTGTGCGATGGCTCGCAGGGCTATTTAGTGAGCTCGGGGTCAGTGGTGCTGCAACTGAAGGTGGGCGACGAGGTGTTTCTGCAGCCTACAAGAGCCAGCGTCATTAGCGGGACGGCCTCTGCGGAGAGCACTTTCACCGGCATTCAGATTTTCTAA
- the si:dkeyp-69c1.9 gene encoding uncharacterized protein si:dkeyp-69c1.9: MAGLLLYPDKREKMETTNERDFCLKPTAWRRPPVKKKSMLRSNIQLEGEHSFTTTHREDFHVEDFRPSPLRQKTPVWERRGTTGGIQLATHYQRDFLPPLRTHRKSTPAFPQPDNLGINPSLRWEFQTVQKETYPWWRTGWRMLSPQQEQWPSPHTPHSGGKKVLTPISVMSKSQTESAPHTAFIENRHG; encoded by the exons ATGGCAG GCCTGCTGCTCTATCCAGACAAGAGGGAGAAGATGGAGACCACAAACGAGAGGGACTTCTGTCTAAAGCCCACAGCCTGGAGGCGGCCACCCGTGAAGAAAAAGAGCATGCTGCGCTCCAACATACAGCTGGAAG GTGAGCATAGCTTCACAACGACCCACCGAGAGGACTTCCATGTGGAGGATTTCCGGCCTTCGCCACTACGACAGAAGACCCCAGTctgggagaggagggggacgACAGGCGGGATACAGCTGGCTACTCATTACCAACGGGACTTTCTGCCACCCCTCCGCACCCATCGCAAGTCCACACCAGCTTTCCCTCAGCCTGATAACCTGGGCATCAACCCCTCACTCAG GTGGGAGTTCCAGACGGTGCAAAAGGAGACTTACCCCTGGTGGAGGACCGGGTGGAGGATGTTGAGTCCACAGCAGGAGCAATGGCCCAGCCCCCATACGCCACACTCTGGTGGAAAGAAG GTTTTAACACCCATTTCAGTGATGTCAAAATCCCAGACAGAAAGTGCTCCCCACACAGCTTTCATTGAAAACAGACATGGATAA